The following proteins are encoded in a genomic region of Methylibium petroleiphilum PM1:
- a CDS encoding phosphatidate cytidylyltransferase, whose protein sequence is MLKQRIITALLLLAVLLPALFAAALWPFALLLLVMIGAAGWEWGRLNGLGPVGAVALGGLVAAGGLLAYGLGWPDMAAEGTGWWLATSAWVLGGAWILRRGVAGWPALSPPLRWMLGALLLWSVWLAMVAAKARGVNFLLSVFTLVWAADIAAYFGGRAFGRRKLAPAISPGKSWEGVWSGMAGVLVLALVWIALDRYTGQSVSSLYSQLLERLGPAGLTVALLFLTAMSVVGDLFESLVKRSAGAKDSSALLPGHGGVLDRIDALLPVFPLALALCSF, encoded by the coding sequence ATGCTCAAGCAACGCATCATCACGGCGCTGCTGTTGCTCGCGGTGCTCCTTCCGGCCTTGTTCGCCGCGGCCCTGTGGCCGTTCGCGCTGCTGCTGTTGGTGATGATCGGTGCCGCCGGCTGGGAGTGGGGGCGCCTGAACGGCCTCGGACCGGTGGGCGCGGTGGCGCTGGGCGGTCTGGTGGCCGCGGGCGGACTGCTGGCCTACGGCCTGGGCTGGCCCGACATGGCCGCGGAGGGCACCGGGTGGTGGCTCGCGACCTCGGCCTGGGTGCTGGGCGGAGCCTGGATCCTGCGTCGCGGCGTCGCCGGCTGGCCGGCCCTGAGCCCGCCGCTGCGCTGGATGCTCGGCGCGCTGCTTCTGTGGAGCGTCTGGCTGGCGATGGTGGCCGCCAAGGCGCGCGGCGTGAACTTCCTGCTCTCGGTGTTCACGCTGGTGTGGGCGGCCGACATCGCGGCCTATTTCGGTGGCCGCGCCTTCGGTCGGCGCAAGTTGGCGCCGGCCATCAGTCCGGGCAAGAGCTGGGAGGGTGTGTGGAGCGGCATGGCTGGCGTGCTGGTGCTCGCCCTGGTCTGGATCGCCCTCGATCGGTACACCGGCCAGTCGGTGTCCAGCCTGTACAGCCAGTTGCTCGAAAGGCTCGGGCCCGCCGGCCTGACGGTGGCCCTGCTGTTCCTCACAGCGATGAGTGTGGTCGGCGATCTGTTCGAATCGCTGGTCAAACGCAGTGCCGGCGCCAAGGACAGCAGCGCGCTGCTGCCGGGCCACGGCGGCGTGCTCGACCGTATCGACGCGCTGCTGCCGGTGTTTCCACTGGCGCTGGCGCTGTGTTCCTTCTGA
- the uppS gene encoding polyprenyl diphosphate synthase, with protein sequence MSQAPAAIPRHVAVVMDGNGRWASKRFMPRFVGHKQGVDALVRTVKACADRGIEYLTVFAFSSENWKRPEEEVSGLMGLVLVAVSKYLAKLAKEGVRIRIVGDRDAVSDKVREAWAEAERSTAHNTRITLSVAFNYGGRWDVLQACRQAIADGIPADQLNEARLGQYMALSHAPDPDLFIRTGGEVRISNFLLWQAAYSELYFTDCLWPDFGDVELDAALAAYAARDRRYGGVKPVAAVAADPQATV encoded by the coding sequence GTGAGCCAGGCCCCTGCCGCGATCCCGCGCCACGTGGCCGTGGTGATGGATGGCAATGGCCGCTGGGCCAGCAAGCGCTTCATGCCGCGCTTCGTCGGCCACAAGCAGGGCGTCGACGCACTGGTGCGCACGGTCAAGGCCTGCGCCGATCGTGGCATCGAGTACCTCACGGTGTTCGCGTTCTCCAGCGAGAACTGGAAGCGACCCGAAGAAGAGGTGTCGGGTCTGATGGGTCTGGTGCTGGTGGCGGTCTCCAAGTACCTCGCCAAGCTGGCGAAGGAGGGCGTGCGCATCCGCATCGTCGGCGACCGCGACGCGGTGTCCGACAAGGTGCGAGAGGCGTGGGCGGAGGCCGAGCGCAGCACCGCGCACAACACGCGCATCACCTTGTCGGTCGCGTTCAACTACGGGGGCCGCTGGGACGTACTGCAGGCCTGCCGGCAGGCGATCGCCGACGGCATACCGGCCGACCAGCTGAACGAGGCCCGGCTGGGGCAGTACATGGCGCTCAGCCACGCACCCGATCCCGATCTCTTCATCCGCACCGGTGGCGAGGTCCGGATCTCGAACTTCCTGCTGTGGCAGGCGGCCTACTCGGAGCTGTACTTCACCGATTGCCTGTGGCCGGACTTCGGTGACGTCGAGTTGGATGCGGCGCTGGCCGCCTACGCCGCGCGCGATCGCCGCTATGGTGGCGTGAAGCCGGTCGCAGCGGTGGCGGCCGACCCACAGGCCACGGTCTGA
- the frr gene encoding ribosome recycling factor has translation MSIADIKKTFEQKSARSIESFKSELQKIRTGRAHPGILDQVHVEYYGSMVSISQVANVSLLDARTISVQPWEKGMGPKIEKAIRESDLGLNPSSQGELLRVPMPALNEERRRDLTKVVRGAGEDARIAVRNLRRDANDQAKKLLKDKAISEDDERRSLDEVQKLTDRVIAEIDRLVQSKEAEILAV, from the coding sequence ATGAGCATCGCAGACATCAAGAAGACGTTCGAGCAGAAGTCGGCACGTTCGATCGAATCCTTCAAGTCGGAACTGCAGAAGATCCGCACCGGCCGCGCTCACCCCGGCATCCTGGATCAGGTGCACGTCGAGTACTACGGCTCGATGGTGTCGATCAGCCAGGTGGCCAACGTGAGCCTGCTCGACGCCCGCACTATCAGCGTCCAGCCGTGGGAAAAGGGCATGGGCCCGAAGATCGAGAAGGCGATCCGCGAGTCGGACCTGGGTCTGAATCCGTCGTCGCAAGGTGAACTGCTGCGCGTGCCGATGCCGGCGCTGAATGAAGAGCGCCGCCGCGACCTCACGAAGGTGGTGCGTGGCGCCGGCGAGGACGCACGGATCGCGGTTCGCAACCTGCGCCGCGACGCCAACGACCAGGCCAAGAAGCTCCTGAAGGACAAGGCCATCTCCGAAGACGACGAGCGCCGCTCGCTCGACGAGGTGCAGAAGCTCACCGACCGCGTGATCGCCGAGATCGACCGACTGGTGCAGTCCAAGGAAGCCGAGATCCTCGCGGTTTGA